Part of the Burkholderia sp. FERM BP-3421 genome, CCAAGCGAAGACACATCGCGAATCATCTGAACCTTCGGAATCGAACCCATGATGGCGTTCATGGTAAGGTTGCGCCCCCAGGTTGATCTCCCGCGCACTACGCATTCATCGTCGCGAAATGGACAGTTTCTTTCTCTCACTCGAGCAACAGGAAACGGACCGGCAGGTCGCCGTGGTCGCGTCCGACACGCCTGCGGGCACCTCGTATCCGCCGCATGCGCATCGTCACGGTCAGTTGATCCACGCGATCTCGGGCGTGATGGTGGTGCACGCGGACGGTGGCCGCTGGGTCGTGCCGACAGGCCGCGCGGTCTGGGTGCCGCCCGGCGTCTCGCATGCGATCGACGCCGCCGACGCGGTGCGGATGCGCACCGTGTTCGTCGGCCCGCGCGCGCGCGCCGGCCTGCCCGACGCCTGCCGGGTGATCGCGGTGAGCACGCTGCTGCGCGAACTGATCGTGACGGCCGGCGCGCTCGCGGCCGACTGCGACCCCACGCACCGCGCGGGCCGGATCCTCGCGCTGATCCTCGACGAGATCGAGATCGCCCCACCGCTGTCGCTGCACGTGCCGATGCCGCGCCACCCGGTGCTAGCCGCGCTGTGCACGCGCTTCATCGCCGCGCCGGCGGCGTCGACGGCGCTCGTGGAATGGGCCGACGCCGCGCACATGAACACGCGCACCTTCTCCCGCGCGTTCAAGCGCGAGACCGGCATGACGCACGGCGCATGGTGCCGCCATGCGCGGCTCCTGCTGAGCCTGCCGCGCCTCGCGGCCGGCGTGTCGATCCTCACGCTCGCGCTCGAGCATGGCTACGACAGCCCCAGCGCATTCGCGGCGATGTTCCGCCGCACGCTCGGGGTCGCGCCCAGCGAGTATTTCCGGTCCCGCTGAGCGGCAGGCTGTACCGCGTACCGCCCTCACCGCGTCACCATGCAAATACATTGAGCGCCAAGGTGCGCGCAGGCCTGCGTACACCCACCCCCGGGGTTCGTTGAGCAACGCGGCGGCAAAGTGTCGCCGATCCCGTGGAAGTCTTGGCTGAGCCGCCTTCGCTCAACGCACCGCCCTCACCGCGTCACCATGCAAATGCATCGAGCGCCAAGGTGCGCGCAGGCCTGCGTACACCCACCCCGGGTTCGTTGAGCAACGCGGCGGCAAAGTGTCGCCGATCCCGTGGAAGTCTTGGCTGAGCCGCCTTCGCTCAACGCACCGCCCTCACCGCGTCACCATGCAAATGCATCGAGCGCCAAGGTGCGCGCAGGCCTGCGTACACCCACCCCCGGGGTTCGTTGAGCAACGCGGCGGTCAAAGTGTCGCCGATCCCGTGGAAGTCTTGGCTGAGCCGCCTTCGCTCAACGCACCGCCCTCACCGCGTCACCATGCAAATGCATCGAGCGCCAAGGTGCGCGCAGGCCTGGGCGCACCCACCACGGACTCTCGTTGAGCAACGCGGCGGTCAACGCCTCGCCAATCCGATGGAAGTCGTAGCTGAGCCATCCGTGCTCAACGCACCGCCCTCACCGCGTCATCACGCGAATGCATCGAGCGCCAAGGTACGCGCAGGCCTGCGTAGCCCCACCCCGGGGCTCGTTGAGCAACGTGTCGCATAGCCTCGCCGATCCAGTGAGCGCCATACCTGTGCCACCTTCGCTCAACGCGCCGCCCTCACCGCGTCATCACGCGAATGCATCGAGCGCCAAGGTGCGCGCAGGCCTGCGTAGCCCCACCCCGGGGCTCGTTGAGCAACGTGTCGCATAGCCTCGCCGATCCAGTGAGCGCCATACCTGTGCCGCCTTCGCTCAACGCGCCGCCCTCACCGCCTCACCACGCGAATGCATCCAACGCCAAGGTATGCGCAGGCCCACGCGCCGCCGCCCCAGGCTCGTTGAGCAACGCGGCGGTCAAGGCCTCGCCGATCCGGTGGAAGTCATGGCTGAGCCGCTCGCGCGGACGCGGCAGCGTCACCTCGACGATCTCCGCGATGCGTCCCGGCCCCGCCTGCATCACCACGATCCGATCGGCGAGGAACACGGCCTCGTCGACATCGTGCGTGACGAGCAGCGTCGTGATCCGCTCGCGCTCGCGGATCGCCAGCAATTCGCGCTGCAACTGCTGGCGGGTCAGCGCGTCGAGCGCGCCGAACGGCTCGTCGAGCATCAGGATGCGCGGGCTCGCGACCAGCCCGCGCGCGATCGCGACCCGCTGCGCCATGCCGCCCGACAACTGGTGCGGCAGCGCATCCTCGAAGCCTTGCAGGCCGACGAGCCGGACCGCCTCCGCGACACGCCGCGCCGCCTCGTCGCGCCGCAGTCCCTGCGCGGCGAGGCCGAGCCCGACGTTGCGCGCGACCGACAGCCACGGAAACAGCCGAGGCTCCTGGAACACGATGCCGCGTTCCGCCCCGATCCCGTCGATGCGCCGGCCATCGACGCGGATCTCGCCCGCGTAATCGGTATCGAGGCCCGCGAGCAGGCGCAGCAGCGTCGATTTCCCGCAGCCGCTCGCGCCGACGATCGCGACGAACTCGCCGTCGGCGATATCGAGCGAAAAGCCGCGAATCGCCTCGTGCGGCCGCCCGCCCACCTCGAAAGTCTTGCCGACGTCGCGCAGCGCGACGGCGGGATGTGCTTCATGCATGACGATCTCCTGGTTCATGATCGCGCCCGCTCAGCGCGCGCCGGCCGGTTCGGACACGAGCGCGATCCGGGCGTAGCCGGCCGCGTGGATTTCGCCCATCGCCTCGATCACGCGCCCATAAGGCAGGCCCTTGTCGCCGCGGATCTCGATGCGCCGCGATGCATCGCCGCCGGCTTCGCGCGCGAGCGTGGGCACGAGCTGCGCGGCGGACACTTCGGTCTTGCCGACGAACACCCGGCCGTCGCGGTCGAGGCTCACCGCGAGCGGCGGACGATCCTCGTTCAGCGCGGGCGCCTGCGCCTGCGGCAAGTCGACCTTCACGCCCTGCGCCATCAATGGCGCCGCCACCATGAACACGATCAGCAGCACCAGCATCACGTCGACGAACGGCGTGACGTTGATCTCGCTGACGGGCGCCGCGCCGCCGCGCGCATGCGATGTCGCGGGGAGCCGCGCGGCCATGTCACGCCCCTCCCGTCGCGGCCTGCACGCCGATCGGCAGGCCCGCCTCGCGACCGGCCGGGCGCGCCGGCGCAGACGCCGCCGGTGCCGCCGCGACGGCCGCACCGCCATCGCGCGCCGGCGCAGGTTCGAGCGGCTCGGCGTCGATCGCCGCGTCGCCCGCCTCCAGCTGGCGCGACAGCCGCACCTCGACGAGTCCGGTCAGCGTGTCGAGCCGGTTCGCATAGGCGTTCAGGTCGCCCGACGCGCGGTTGTACGCGACCACGGCGGGAATCGCCGCGACCAGCCCGAGCGCGGTGGCGAACAGGGCCTCCGCGATGCCGGGCGCGACCACCGCGAGGCTCGTGTTGTTGCTCGCCGCGATCCCCTGGAATGCGTTGATGATCCCCCACACCGTGCCGAACAGCCCGACGAACGGCGCGACCGAGCCGACCGTCGCGAGCACCGGCAAGCCGCGTTGCAGGTGTTCGATTTCCACCCCGCGCGCAATCGCGCCGACGCGTGCGAGCCGCTCTTTCAGGCTGTCGCGGCCGGACGCGCCGTGTTCGAGCCCCTGCCGCCAGGTCTCGCGCCATTCGGCCGCGAGCGCGCGATAGACGCGCGCGAACGGATCGTCGGGACTCGCCTCCAGCAGGCGCGCGAGCGCGACCAGCGGTTCGCCCGCGTGCAGCGCGGCGAGCCAGCGCGCGGCGCGGCGCTGCAACGCGCGAAAGCGCCATAGCTTGTCAGCGATCACGCCCCAGCTGGCCACCGAGGCCAGCGCGAGCAGCACCATGATGGCTTTGACGAGCAGATCCGCCTGCGCGAACAGCTGCAGCGGCGACACATGAGCGGCAACTTGGATCGGTTGCATCGCGATTCTCCTGTTGATTGAACGGTTTCAGTCGGTCAGTTGGTAGGCGATCACGCCGGCCAGCAAGTAGGCGCTCGCGCCGAGATCGGGCGGTTTAGGAAACGGTGCGGCGGCCTTGATCGCCTCGCGCGCCGCGGCGTCGAGATCGTCGTTGCCGGACGGCGTGATATCGACGCGCTGCACGCGGCCGTCGGCGTCGAGCGCGAGGCGGTAGGCCACGCGCCCTTCCTCGCGGCGCAGCCGCGCGGCGCGGGGATAGCTGTCGGCTGCGTAGCGATTGACGCGCTCGAACACCTTCGTCACGTAATCGCTCGGGATGCCCGCCATCCCGAGCGTGTGGGGCACTGAACGCGTGGCGGGCGGTGCGGCGGGCGCTTCGGCCGGCGTCGCCGCGCTCGTGGCCGCGCCGACCGGCGCGGCTGACGACGGCGCGATGGATGCGGGCGACGAGGTTGCGGGCGCAACGGTCTTTGCTTGCGCTTGCGCTTGCGCTTGCGCTTGCGCTTGCGCCTGCGCCTGCGCCTGCGCCTGCGCCTGCGCCTGCGCCTGCGCAGCGCCAACGCGATGCGACGGCGCCGCGACAGGCGCGCGCCTGGCTTGCTGCTGCACAACCGGCGACGGCGCGGCCAGTGCGACTGGCGGCCTGGCCGGCTCCGGCGGCGCGAACGTCAGCGCGATGGTGCGCTCGCGCGGCGGCGGGCCCGGCTGCGTGGAGGCGAACCACAACGCTCCGAGCACCGCGCCATGCAGCGCGATCGAGATTGCCGTGCCCGCACAGCTCCGCACCGGCCGGCCGACGGGCGAGACCTGCCTGTTCGCACGCGGCGCGCCGAACCCTGCGAATGTCGTCACGAGATCCTCCGTTGGAAGCGTCGAGTCCGCCCAAGGTCCGCCGTCACGCGTCCTGCGCGAACACGCGCTGCGCGCCGTCCTGGACGCCGTTGTCGATCACATAGCGCTCCCAGTGCGCGAGCAGCGCATCGAGACGCGCGGGCTCCGCGTCCGCGAGATCGCGGGTTTCGCCCGGATCGCGCCCGAGGTCGTACAGCTGCCACGCGCCGGGGCCGACCGGCTCCGGAATGAACACCGCCTTCCAGTCGCCCTGCCGCACCGCGCGCATGCCGAACAATTCCCAGCCCGTCACATGCTCGGCGTCGTGCACCTGCTGCGCCTCGCCGCGCAGATGCGCGACCAGCGACGCCCCCTTCGGCGCCTCGACCTCGCGCCCGCGATACGCGCGACCCGGATGCGCGACGCCCGCGAGTTCCAGCACGGTCGGCACCACGTCCATCACGGTCGAGAACGCATCGCTGATCGCGCGCCGCGCGAACGTCGGATAGTACGCGAACGCGACCACGCGAATCCCGCCCTCGGTCGTGAACGCCTTGTAGAGGCGCGACGGCGCGGTGGCCGCCTGCGCCCAGCGCGGGCCGTACCACACGTAGGAATTGGCGCGCCCGACATTGTCGAGGCGGTTGTCGTAGTAGTCGCGCAGGAACTGTTGGAGATTCGGCCCGAACACCGGCAGCGCTTCGAGCAGCGCGCCTTCCGCGCCGTTGTCCGACAGAAACAGCACGAAGGTGTTGTCGAACTCGCCGTTCGCCTTCAGGTAGTCGATCACCCGCCCGACGTTCCAGTCGAGCCGCTCGACCATCCCCGCGTACACCTCCATGGTGCGCGCCGAAAACGCGCGCTCGTCGGGCGTGAGCGCCGCCCACTCGGGATTGCGCGCCACCACCGGGTGCGCATCGACGTCCGCGTCGAGCAGCCCCAGCGCGCGCTGCCGTTCGAGCCGCGTTTCGCGCAGCGCGTCGGGGCCGTCCGCATAGCGGCCGCGATAGCGTTCGACCACCTCGGCGGGCGCCTGCAGCGGCCAGTGCGGCGCGGAGAACGGCAGGTACGCGAAGAACGGGCGGCCGTCGTCCGGGCGCTCGCCGAGGTACTGGAGCAGCTTGTCCGCGAAACTGTCGGACGAGTAGAAGTCGTCGGGCAGCGCGCCGACGAAGGCGTCGTCCTCGACATACAGCGAACGCGTGCTGCGCATCAGGCGCGGTTGCTCGGCGTCGGCCTCGACCGGCTCGAACCCATAGTGATTGGCCGCGCCCGGCAGCAGCGCGAACGAGCGCTCGAAGCCGCGCGCGGCCGGCGCGCGGTCGAGTGTCAGGCCCAGGTGCCACTTGCCCGCCATCGTCGTGAAATAGCCGGCGTCGCGCAGCAGTTCCGGCAGCGCGACCACGCGGTCGTTCAGGTAGCCCTCATAGCCGGGCTTGCCTTGCAGGGCGGGCGACAGGGCCTCGGCCATCGTGCCGATCCCGGCCACGTGATGATCGGTGCCCGTGAGCAGCATCGAGCGGGTCGGCGAGCAGGCCGAGGCGGTGTGGAAATCGGTGAAGCGCACGCCCGCATGGGCGAGCGCGTCGAGGTTCGGCGTGGCGATCTCGCCGCCGAACGCGCCGAGATCGGAAAAGCCGAGATCGTCCGCGACGATCACGAGAAAGTTCGGTCGGGACGCCGGCGTGCGGCGCGAAACAGGCTCAGTCATGGCATTCCTGGTCAGTGAACGAAACAGAAAATGAAATACGATGCGACGACGGCGCGCTCAACGCGGCCCCCGCCAACGGGTCGCGGCGGCCTCCAGCCGGCCGCCAAGCCAGCCGAACGTCGCGCCCAGCGCGCCGACCACCACGGCCGCGCTGAGCAGCCGATCCATGCGGAACAGCTGTTGCGCGTCGAGCATGAAGCTGCCGATGCCGACGCCGGACGGCATGAAGTACTCCGCGCCGATCGCGCCGAGCCACGCATAGACGAGCGCGAGCCGCAGCCCGGCGAACAGGCCCGGCGCGATCTGCGGCCACACCAGCAGGCGCAGCCGCTGCCCGCCCGAGAGGCGCAGCGCGCGCGCCACCTCGGCCAGCTGAGGCGACTGGCCCTCGACCGCGCGCGTCGCGGCGACCAGCATCGGAAAGAACGCCGCCAGCGCGACGAAGATCACTTTCGACAGATCCTCGATGCCCGCCCAGGCGGTCAGCAGCGGAATCCACGCGAAGATCGCGACCTGCCGCAGCGCCGCGAGCGTCGGTCCCGCCAGACGGCGCAACGGTCCGCTCAGGCCCAGCGCGAGGCCGAGCAGCACGCCTGCCGCGACGCCGAGCGCGAGCCCCTCGGCTGCGCGCAGCAAGGTGTGCGTGAGCGGCACCGGCAGCGCGCCGCTCGCCAGATCGCGCCATGCGCTCAGGAGCACCGTGCGCGGCGCGGGCAGGAGCCGCGCGTCGACCCAGCCGGCCCGCGACGCGACCGCCCACGCCGCGAACAGCGCGAGCGGCAGCCATGCCCCCTGGAGCGCGGCGAACGCGCCCCGCCGCGCCGCGCGCGGATGCTCGGCGAGCGCGCCGCGCGGCCAGTAGACGAGGCGATGCTCGATCCGCCCGAGCGCGTGGTCCATCGCGAAGCCGGTCAGGCCGATCACGGCGATGCAGACGAACACGATGTCGAGCTGGAACATCTGCCGACCCCACACCATCAGGTAGCCGATCCCCTCGGACGACGCGAGCAGTTCGACCGCGATCAGCGTGAGCCAGCCCTGCGCGAGCGCGATGCGCAGCCCGGTCATGAACGGCGGCAGCGCGGCGGGCACGATCAGCCGGCGCAGCGTCGCGCCGCGCGACAGGCGCGCGACGGCCGCGATCTCGCGCAGACGCGGCGGCACCCCGCGCACGCCGAGCTGGGTATGGATCGCGACCGGCACCAGCACGGCCTTGAAGATCAGCGCGATCTTCAGCGCCTCGCCGATGCCGAGCACCACCATCAGCAGCGGCAGCCACGCGAGCGTCGGAATCTGCGCGAGCGCATAGAACAGCGGCGCGAGTGCGCGGTCGACGCGCCGCGACGCGCCCATCCACGCGCCGAGCAGCGCCCCGCCAAGCACGCCCGCCGCGAACCCGCTCGCGAGCCGCGCCAGGCTCGTCGCAAGCTGGGCGAACAGGTTGTCGGCCGCCAGCTCCAGCGCGGTGCGCCACACCAGCCCCGGCGCGGGCAGGATCTGCGGCGACATCCACTGGCGCTGCGTCGCGTACCACCAGAGCGCGCCGATCAGCACCGGCAGCGCCGCGCCGGACAGCGCGCGCCAGCGCCCGGCGCGGGCGCGGCGGCCCGCGGCGCGCTGCAGCGTGCGCGCGCTGAATGCCCCGGTGCGGCGCGACGCGGCCGGTGCGCCGGCCAGCGGCCATGCGGAGGAAACGGAACGGCTCGATCTCATGACGGGCTCTCCCGGGTCAGAAGTCGTAGCGCAGCGTCGCGCCGAACATCCGCTCGTCGCCGACCGACGCCGTGTAGGCGCCGTTGTAGCTCGCGAACGAGGCGAGGTAGTAGCGCTTGTCGAGCAGGTTGCGCACCCACAGCGACAGGTCCCATTAAAGAGCTTCATGGTGTCGTGCGCTCCGATGGGGTGGAAAAACGCCGCTCAGGCGGCTTTCGTCGCGACGGCGGCCGGGTTCGGCTCGCGCAAGCGGGTCACGCTGCGGCGGCCGTCGACGCTGACCGGCACATCGCCCGCGAGCGTCACGCGGCGCACCACGCGATGCGCATCGCCGTAGTCATTGACCGCGTAGTGCTGGGTCGCGCGGTTGTCCCAGATCGCGACGTCGCCCGCCTGCCAACGCCAGCGCACGATGTTTTCGAGGCGCGTCACGTAGCCTTGCAGCAGTTCGAACAGATGCGCGGAGCCGCTCGGCGTCACGCCGACGAAATGCTTGAGGAAGTGGCCGAGGATCAGCGTCTTCTCGCCGGTTTCCGGATGCACGCGCACGACCGGATGCTCGGTCTCGTAGCGGGTCGACACGAACACCTCGCGGTAGCGCTTGAGCGCCTCGGCATCGCGCCCGGCCTCGCCCACGCGCGCATGGGTCGCATAGTCGTATTCGTTGCTGTGCACCGCCCACAAGGTGTCGGCGAGCGCCTTCAGCGGCGGCGGCAGATCGTCGTAGGCGCTCGCCGTATTGGCCCACACGGTGTCGCCGCCGACCTCGGGAATCGTCACGCCGCGCAGGATCGACGCCTGCGGATAGGCGTCGACGAAGGTCACATCGGTGTGCCACGAATTCGCGCGGCCGCCGCGATGCGAATCGAGTTCCAGCAGATACGCGGTGCCGTCGACGACCGGCACGGTCGGATGCGCGATGGGATCTCCCAGGCGCTTCGCGAAGGCTTCCTGCCCGACGTCGTCGAGATGCGTCTGGGCGCGGAAAAAAATCACCTTGTGCTTGAGCAGCGCGGCGCGGATCGCGTCGAGCGTCGTCTGTTCGAGATCGCCGGACAAGCGGACGCCGCGGATCTCGGCGCCGATGCGGCCGGTGACCGGATGGATGTCGAGCGAATTCGAGGCGGCAAGGCTGAGCGTGGTCATGATGCGGATTCCTCTATGAGTGAAGGACGGCACAAGGCCGGCGCGCCGCGATGGCGCGCAGGACGAACATGGAACGGAACGGATCGAGAGAGACCGGCGCGGCGGCGCCGGACGGCGAGCGCGAAGGCTCAGCGACAGCGGCGACCGTGTCGCGGCGTGTGCGGCGCGCGGATCGGGGCAGGCAACGGGATGAAGGCGTTCGGCACGTCGGGAGTCCGGTCTGGATCAGGTGTTGGAATGCATTATTGGCGGACCGGACGCGCCGAATCTATCGCGCGTTGGACATTTGACAGAAGATGTTGGCATACCGTTATGGCGGACGGCGTGCAAACCTCAGCGGGATTCGTGCGCTGGGGCGGAACGGGCCGCGCCGCTGAAATCGTGAGTGCGCGGGTCGCCGGACGGCGGCCGCGTTCAACCTGCGCTTTCGCCCATCGTCGCGGCATCATGGAGAAAGATCCGGGAGACCGCCTGCGCGCCCGCGCACCGTTCAAGGCTGGAGAAGCAGGCGCAAGCCGACCAGGAGGCCGGCTGCCGTGCGTTCCTTGCTCGCGCGCCCCGCCCGCGCGACGACATCGATCGCCGTCAAGCCGTCAAGCGGGGCATGTATCGGATGGCGGCGCTCATGCGCAGGCGGACCCGTGCGGCGGCCTCGCCAATCGCCACGCATGCGGGCAGGAACGGGATCAGAACGATACGCCGGGACGACGCGGGTTTCAGCGCGCTCGACACGGGACGACGACCGTCCCAGGCCGCGCCGTCGAACGCGAGCGCCGCCTTCGACGCAGGATTCCCGAGCGGATCGAACGGTGGCGGAGCGGGCAACGCGCGCGACATGAGCCGTCCCATCGGCATCGCCGAGTCGCGCCGGACGCAGCGGACACAATAGAAGGATGGCGTGCGGAAATGGCCTGCGAAACGCCCCTCCCCGGCCGGCCTGCTACTCGTCCCGCTCGCTGATCGCCCGCAACGCCTCCAGATCGAGAATCGTGATCCGGCTGTACTGCGCGTCGATCACGCGCTGCTGCACGAGCCGGCGCACTTCCTTGTTCACGCTCTGCCGCGACGCCACCAGCAGCGACGCGAGATCCTCCTGCGACAGCCGGATCGTCAGCTCGATGCCGCGCGGCGTCGCCTGCCCATGCCACTCCGCGAGCACGAGCAGCTGATCGGCGAGCCGCGCGCGGAACCCCGACAGCGCGCGCTTGCCGATGCGCCGGTGCAGCGCGCGGCTGCGCATGCAGATCAGGTCGAGCACGCCGCGCATCAGGCGCGGCTCGCGCGCGAACTGCTCGAACAGCGCGGCGCGGGAGATATGGAACAGCGTGGTCGGACCATGCGCGCGCTGGTCGTGCATCGAACCGCCGCCGTCGATCACGGGGATGAAGTTGATGACCTCGTTCGCCCACATGTACACGGCGACCGCGCGCGCGCCGGACGCGCTCGTCCAGCTCATCTCGATCGCGCCCGACAGCACCACCTGGATATCGTCGCAGGGCGCGTCGCGCGCGAAGATCAGCTCGCCCGGCATCCAGGTGCGCAGCCGCCCGGTATCGCACAGCGCATCGATCGAGTGCGCGGGCCAGTCGCGCAGGCAGGGATTGGCCGTGAAGGCCGCATGGATCGCGCGGCGCGTGCCCGGGTCGAGCGAACGGCCGTCGCGGTACGGCGTGAACGGCAGGGCCGCGCGCGCGGGCGCGCCGCTGCGAGCGGGCAGGACTGCTTCGGTGAATACGCTCATGGAGACGCCGGCACGTTGCGCGTAGGGACAATCCGTCCGATCTAACCAGCGTTCCGCGCCCGCGTAAAAGACTTCTTTTTTATGTGCTTATCACCCGCGCCCGGTCACTCGTCGATCAGGAAGCGCTCCCGCTCCTGCCCGACGATCCAGGCGGGCGCGCGGCCCCGGCCCGTCCAGGTGGCGCCCGTCTTCGGATCGCGGTAGCGCGGCTTCGGGCGCTGCTCGTCCTTCTTCGGCCGCCCCAGGCGGGGCGGAAACAGATCACGCTGCGTCAGCCCGTAGTCGGCGATTTTTTGCCGAATTTCGGTGACCACGGCTTGCAGCTCCGCATCCCTCGCTACTCTCGCCTGCCGCGTCAAATCATTCAGTCTGGCGAGCAATTCCTTGTATGTTGCCATTACCCATTCCCCGTATGAATCCGACAACCCCGGCCCGCGAGCATCAAAACCATGCCTGTTGTTTGAATGATTTTTATTCCGCGGTCAGGATTCAGTTATCATATCCGAAATAGGCCAATGTGGCCTATTTTGATTCAGCAGGGAGCATTCGCCCATGCTCCCGTCCATTCACCATCCTCGCTATGTCATCCTCCGCACCCACCTGCGGGCGCTGAGGAGAGCAGCCGGCCTGACCCAGACGCAGCTCGCGGAGCGCCTGCGGATCGACCAATCCTATCTATCCAAGATCGAACGTGGCGAACGCTACGTCGACATCCTGTTCTATCTGGACTGGTGCCGCCATTGCGGCGTGGCACCCGGCGACGCCGTCCTCGAGTTAATGGATGCAGGCGGTTGAGTTCACATGAAATGAAACAATACTCAACCGAATTTCAATATGAATTTCTTTGCGGATCAGCCAAAGGATCATTACTGACTTCAGGTTGATTTTTTGGCATACCTGATACCAATTACTTTGGAAATGCCATTGAATGCGCGGCACCCGCCCGGGACGCCGCGCGCGATCGCCGGATCAGGCGACGCGGAACTGGCCCACCGTCGTGGCCAGCGCATTGGCCTGGGTCTGGAGCGCGGCCGCCGCCGCGGTCGACTGTTCGACGAGCGCCGCATTCTGCTGGACCATCTCGTCGAGCTGCGTGACCGCGCGGTTGACTTCCTGGATGCCGCGCGTCTGCTCGTTCGCCGCGTGCGTGATCTCCGAGATGATGGTCGTCACGTTCGAGACGTTGGTCACGATCTCGTTCATCGTCTGCCCGGCCTGGCGCACCTGGCTCGATCCCGCCCCCACGCTCTCGACCGTCGATTCGACCAGCACCTTCACCTCGCGGGCCGCCTGCGCGCTGCGCTGCGCGAGGCTGCGCACCTCCGCCGCGACCACCGCGAAACCGCGGCCCTGCTCGCCCGCGCGCGCCGCTTCGACGGCCGCGTTCAGCGCGAGGATGTTGGTCTGGAATGCGATGCCGTCGATCACGCCGATGATGTCGCCGATGCGGCTCGACGCCCCTTCGATCTTCTCCATCGTCGCGATCACGTCCGCCACCACCACGCCGCCGTGCGACGCGATCTTCGACGCCGCCGCCGCGCGCTCGTCGGCCTGCCCGGCCGCGCTCGCCGACTGGCCGACCGTCGCGGTGATCTCCTCCATCGAGGCAGCCGTCTGCTCCAGGCTTGCCGCCGCCGACTCAGTGCGCGACGACAGGTCGAGGTTGCCGGCCGCGATCTCGTTCGCGGCGGTCCGCACCGATTCGCTCGCGTCGCGGATCTGCACCATCACGTCGTGCAGCTTGTCGATGAAGGCGTTGAACGAGCGCGCGATGTCGCTGACTTCGTCGCGGCCGTCGGCCGGCAGACGCTGGGTCAGGTCGCCCGAGCCCGAACCGATCGCGGCCATCGCCTGACGCACCATCGACAGCCGGCGGAACGCGGTGGCCGTGATCGCGCCGACGATCAGCGACGCCAGCACCGCGATCACGATCATCGACAC contains:
- a CDS encoding AraC family transcriptional regulator; translation: MDSFFLSLEQQETDRQVAVVASDTPAGTSYPPHAHRHGQLIHAISGVMVVHADGGRWVVPTGRAVWVPPGVSHAIDAADAVRMRTVFVGPRARAGLPDACRVIAVSTLLRELIVTAGALAADCDPTHRAGRILALILDEIEIAPPLSLHVPMPRHPVLAALCTRFIAAPAASTALVEWADAAHMNTRTFSRAFKRETGMTHGAWCRHARLLLSLPRLAAGVSILTLALEHGYDSPSAFAAMFRRTLGVAPSEYFRSR
- a CDS encoding ABC transporter ATP-binding protein: MHEAHPAVALRDVGKTFEVGGRPHEAIRGFSLDIADGEFVAIVGASGCGKSTLLRLLAGLDTDYAGEIRVDGRRIDGIGAERGIVFQEPRLFPWLSVARNVGLGLAAQGLRRDEAARRVAEAVRLVGLQGFEDALPHQLSGGMAQRVAIARGLVASPRILMLDEPFGALDALTRQQLQRELLAIRERERITTLLVTHDVDEAVFLADRIVVMQAGPGRIAEIVEVTLPRPRERLSHDFHRIGEALTAALLNEPGAAARGPAHTLALDAFAW
- a CDS encoding ExbD/TolR family protein; translated protein: MAARLPATSHARGGAAPVSEINVTPFVDVMLVLLIVFMVAAPLMAQGVKVDLPQAQAPALNEDRPPLAVSLDRDGRVFVGKTEVSAAQLVPTLAREAGGDASRRIEIRGDKGLPYGRVIEAMGEIHAAGYARIALVSEPAGAR
- a CDS encoding MotA/TolQ/ExbB proton channel family protein, coding for MQPIQVAAHVSPLQLFAQADLLVKAIMVLLALASVASWGVIADKLWRFRALQRRAARWLAALHAGEPLVALARLLEASPDDPFARVYRALAAEWRETWRQGLEHGASGRDSLKERLARVGAIARGVEIEHLQRGLPVLATVGSVAPFVGLFGTVWGIINAFQGIAASNNTSLAVVAPGIAEALFATALGLVAAIPAVVAYNRASGDLNAYANRLDTLTGLVEVRLSRQLEAGDAAIDAEPLEPAPARDGGAAVAAAPAASAPARPAGREAGLPIGVQAATGGA
- a CDS encoding TonB family protein, producing MTTFAGFGAPRANRQVSPVGRPVRSCAGTAISIALHGAVLGALWFASTQPGPPPRERTIALTFAPPEPARPPVALAAPSPVVQQQARRAPVAAPSHRVGAAQAQAQAQAQAQAQAQAQAQAQAQAQAKTVAPATSSPASIAPSSAAPVGAATSAATPAEAPAAPPATRSVPHTLGMAGIPSDYVTKVFERVNRYAADSYPRAARLRREEGRVAYRLALDADGRVQRVDITPSGNDDLDAAAREAIKAAAPFPKPPDLGASAYLLAGVIAYQLTD
- a CDS encoding arylsulfatase — translated: MTEPVSRRTPASRPNFLVIVADDLGFSDLGAFGGEIATPNLDALAHAGVRFTDFHTASACSPTRSMLLTGTDHHVAGIGTMAEALSPALQGKPGYEGYLNDRVVALPELLRDAGYFTTMAGKWHLGLTLDRAPAARGFERSFALLPGAANHYGFEPVEADAEQPRLMRSTRSLYVEDDAFVGALPDDFYSSDSFADKLLQYLGERPDDGRPFFAYLPFSAPHWPLQAPAEVVERYRGRYADGPDALRETRLERQRALGLLDADVDAHPVVARNPEWAALTPDERAFSARTMEVYAGMVERLDWNVGRVIDYLKANGEFDNTFVLFLSDNGAEGALLEALPVFGPNLQQFLRDYYDNRLDNVGRANSYVWYGPRWAQAATAPSRLYKAFTTEGGIRVVAFAYYPTFARRAISDAFSTVMDVVPTVLELAGVAHPGRAYRGREVEAPKGASLVAHLRGEAQQVHDAEHVTGWELFGMRAVRQGDWKAVFIPEPVGPGAWQLYDLGRDPGETRDLADAEPARLDALLAHWERYVIDNGVQDGAQRVFAQDA
- a CDS encoding ABC transporter permease — encoded protein: MRSSRSVSSAWPLAGAPAASRRTGAFSARTLQRAAGRRARAGRWRALSGAALPVLIGALWWYATQRQWMSPQILPAPGLVWRTALELAADNLFAQLATSLARLASGFAAGVLGGALLGAWMGASRRVDRALAPLFYALAQIPTLAWLPLLMVVLGIGEALKIALIFKAVLVPVAIHTQLGVRGVPPRLREIAAVARLSRGATLRRLIVPAALPPFMTGLRIALAQGWLTLIAVELLASSEGIGYLMVWGRQMFQLDIVFVCIAVIGLTGFAMDHALGRIEHRLVYWPRGALAEHPRAARRGAFAALQGAWLPLALFAAWAVASRAGWVDARLLPAPRTVLLSAWRDLASGALPVPLTHTLLRAAEGLALGVAAGVLLGLALGLSGPLRRLAGPTLAALRQVAIFAWIPLLTAWAGIEDLSKVIFVALAAFFPMLVAATRAVEGQSPQLAEVARALRLSGGQRLRLLVWPQIAPGLFAGLRLALVYAWLGAIGAEYFMPSGVGIGSFMLDAQQLFRMDRLLSAAVVVGALGATFGWLGGRLEAAATRWRGPR
- a CDS encoding TauD/TfdA dioxygenase family protein, which produces MTTLSLAASNSLDIHPVTGRIGAEIRGVRLSGDLEQTTLDAIRAALLKHKVIFFRAQTHLDDVGQEAFAKRLGDPIAHPTVPVVDGTAYLLELDSHRGGRANSWHTDVTFVDAYPQASILRGVTIPEVGGDTVWANTASAYDDLPPPLKALADTLWAVHSNEYDYATHARVGEAGRDAEALKRYREVFVSTRYETEHPVVRVHPETGEKTLILGHFLKHFVGVTPSGSAHLFELLQGYVTRLENIVRWRWQAGDVAIWDNRATQHYAVNDYGDAHRVVRRVTLAGDVPVSVDGRRSVTRLREPNPAAVATKAA